One window of Hippoglossus stenolepis isolate QCI-W04-F060 chromosome 1, HSTE1.2, whole genome shotgun sequence genomic DNA carries:
- the bcl2l10 gene encoding bcl-2-like protein 10, translated as MSCGLWKETLALAEDYLSLCCTGPQPAPPPPSESAAAMRRLGQDMERQHEARFHSHAQAFLRQCGPDPCSSLRKVMEEMVGDGHLNWGRVVSLFTFTGVLARQLLEQKAAKPGLDPGQGLRQELGQWPGICRGLAETIADYLGEEKKDWLLENDGWGGFSKFSVSSREVGPDLSLKTALFAAASLGLAGLTLLLVR; from the exons ATGTCATGTGGGCTGTGGAAAGAGACCCTGGCTCTGGCAGAGGACTACCTGTCCCTTTGCTGCACAGGCCCACAACCagcccctccacctcccagcGAGTCAGCCGCTGCCATGAGACGCCTGGGCCAGGACATGGAGAGGCAGCACGAGGCTCGCTTCCACTCCCACGCTCAGGCCTTCCTGAGGCAGTGCGGGCCGGACCCCTGCTCCAGCCTCAGGAaggtgatggaggagatggTGGGAGATGGACACTTGAACTGGGGGAGGGTTGTTTCCCTTTTCACCTTTACAGGGGTGCTGGCCAGACAGCTGCTGGAGCAGAAGGCCGCTAAGCCGGGGCTGGACCCCGGACAGGGGTTGAGACAGGAACTGGGACAGTGGCCCGGGATCTGCAGGGGACTGGCAGAGACCATAGCTGATTAcctgggagaggagaagaaggactGGCTGCTGGAGAATGATGGATGG GGTGGGTTCAGTAAGTTCTCCGTCAGTTCCAGAGAGGTGGGCCCGGACCTGTCGCTGAAGACGGCCCTGTTTGCTGCTGCCAGCTTGGGCCTCGCTGGACTCACCTTGCTCCTGGTGCGCTAG